The Paracholeplasma brassicae genome contains a region encoding:
- a CDS encoding transcription antitermination protein NusB: MKTEHEKRVSLMTLLYQQDLNPEMPLSLDEEVIDTFLAIQAKKEDVDYVIKRNLTNYTIERLSFVDRAIIRLAVYEMMFTETPKPVVINEAIILTKTFCNLDDEKQSAFTNRLLDNIKKNLG, from the coding sequence ATGAAAACAGAACATGAAAAAAGAGTCAGTTTAATGACACTTTTGTACCAACAAGATTTAAATCCTGAAATGCCTTTGTCGTTAGATGAGGAAGTCATCGACACTTTTTTAGCGATTCAAGCCAAAAAAGAAGATGTAGACTACGTTATCAAACGTAACTTAACTAACTATACCATTGAACGTTTATCGTTTGTTGACCGTGCGATCATACGTTTAGCGGTCTATGAAATGATGTTCACAGAAACACCAAAACCAGTCGTAATTAATGAAGCCATCATTTTAACAAAAACATTTTGTAATCTTGATGATGAGAAACAAAGCGCATTTACCAATCGTTTATTAGATAACATCAAAAAGAACCTAGGGTGA
- a CDS encoding ABC transporter permease produces the protein MTKLRKHASKIFMALVLLFIYAPILSMVIFSFNENKSLTRWGGFSFQWYEKLFDSQEIMGAVTMTILIAVVSTLISTIIGTFAALSLSKSKKLVKDIILTANNVPIVNPEIVTAVGLLLLFVSFQLPRGYLTMLLAHIAFSIPYVIITVYPKVRSLDPNLAEAAKDLGATPLQALRLVVFPEIKVAVIAGAAIAFTMSFDDFVISYFTAGSATNISIYLYTLKRGIEPTINALSTIIIVVIGLIVTRNFMKTKKIQQESEE, from the coding sequence ATGACTAAACTACGTAAACATGCCTCGAAGATTTTTATGGCCTTGGTGTTGTTATTCATTTATGCACCGATTTTATCGATGGTTATTTTCAGTTTTAATGAAAATAAGAGTTTGACACGATGGGGTGGTTTTTCATTCCAGTGGTATGAAAAATTATTTGATTCCCAAGAGATTATGGGTGCGGTTACCATGACCATATTGATTGCCGTGGTGTCGACACTGATTTCAACGATTATTGGTACCTTTGCAGCACTTTCATTATCAAAAAGCAAGAAATTAGTTAAAGATATCATTCTAACGGCGAACAACGTGCCAATCGTCAACCCAGAGATTGTCACTGCGGTAGGCTTACTGTTGCTCTTTGTGTCGTTTCAACTACCAAGAGGCTATTTGACGATGCTGTTGGCACACATTGCCTTTAGTATCCCATACGTGATTATCACGGTTTATCCTAAAGTGAGAAGTCTTGATCCTAATCTAGCTGAGGCGGCCAAAGACTTAGGAGCAACCCCACTTCAAGCGCTACGATTGGTCGTGTTTCCTGAGATAAAAGTAGCGGTCATTGCAGGGGCTGCGATTGCCTTTACAATGAGTTTCGATGATTTTGTGATTTCCTACTTTACGGCAGGATCTGCAACCAATATTTCGATTTATCTTTATACCTTAAAACGAGGCATAGAACCTACGATTAATGCCTTATCAACCATTATTATTGTCGTTATCGGTTTAATAGTAACCAGAAATTTTATGAAAACAAAAAAAATACAACAGGAGAGTGAAGAATGA
- the potA gene encoding spermidine/putrescine ABC transporter ATP-binding protein: protein MKKIIELKGITKEFGGQIVLRGIDLDIFENEFVTLLGPSGCGKTTTLRIIGGFVDPSQGEVLFNGVDMKNVPPHKRPTNTVFQRYALFPHLDVFENVAFGLRLKKDSNDKRSKKEKEQDIVDKVTKYLNMVGLKGFENRNIHKLSGGQQQRVAIARALINEPQVLLLDEPLAALDLKLRQEMQYELKEIQRNAGITFIFVTHDQEEALTMSDKIVVMNDGEIQQIGTPVDIYNEPINQFVASFIGESNLIEGVMKDDYLIHFDDKDYVCVDKGFKKNEVVDVVLRPEDLDIVSPEEGFINGVVDSVVFKGVHYEIDVKTSHRTYTIHTTDFHEEGKEVSIIFTPEDIHVMEKW, encoded by the coding sequence ATGAAGAAAATAATTGAGCTTAAAGGGATTACAAAAGAGTTTGGTGGACAAATTGTCCTAAGAGGTATTGACCTTGATATTTTTGAAAATGAATTTGTGACACTACTTGGGCCATCTGGTTGTGGGAAAACAACCACGCTTAGAATCATTGGTGGGTTTGTAGACCCATCGCAAGGTGAGGTGCTTTTTAATGGCGTTGACATGAAAAATGTGCCGCCACACAAAAGACCTACAAACACAGTGTTTCAAAGATACGCATTATTTCCACACCTTGATGTGTTTGAAAATGTTGCGTTTGGACTTCGTTTAAAAAAAGATTCAAACGATAAGCGATCAAAAAAAGAAAAAGAACAAGACATTGTCGATAAAGTAACCAAATATTTAAATATGGTGGGCTTAAAAGGCTTTGAAAATAGGAACATTCATAAATTGAGTGGTGGTCAACAACAACGCGTGGCGATTGCACGTGCATTAATTAACGAGCCACAAGTGCTATTACTTGATGAACCGCTAGCGGCACTCGATTTGAAACTGAGACAAGAAATGCAATACGAGTTAAAAGAAATTCAAAGAAATGCCGGAATCACATTCATCTTTGTCACACACGACCAAGAAGAAGCTTTAACAATGAGTGATAAGATTGTCGTGATGAATGATGGCGAAATCCAACAAATCGGAACGCCTGTCGACATTTATAATGAGCCAATCAATCAGTTTGTGGCATCCTTCATTGGTGAATCCAACTTGATTGAAGGCGTGATGAAAGACGATTACTTAATCCATTTTGACGACAAAGACTATGTTTGTGTCGATAAAGGGTTTAAGAAAAATGAAGTCGTTGACGTGGTTTTAAGACCTGAGGATTTAGATATCGTATCACCTGAGGAAGGTTTTATTAATGGGGTTGTTGATAGTGTGGTCTTTAAAGGTGTTCACTATGAAATCGATGTTAAAACTAGCCACCGTACCTATACAATCCACACGACGGATTTCCATGAAGAAGGTAAAGAAGTATCCATTATATTTACACCAGAAGACATCCATGTTATGGAGAAATGGTAA
- the tnpA gene encoding IS200/IS605 family transposase has product MKLDTNSHSVFMLCYHLILVTKYRRRVFNDEVSNRAKDIFEYIASNYHITLIEWNHDSDHVHILFRSHPKTELSKFINAYKSASSRLIKQEFESVRKQLWKSYFWSQSFCLLTSGGAPTEVIKQYIESQGEPDEQSL; this is encoded by the coding sequence ATAAAATTAGACACGAATTCACATTCAGTCTTTATGTTATGCTATCACTTGATTTTAGTCACCAAATATAGACGTCGAGTCTTCAATGATGAAGTCTCTAATCGCGCTAAAGATATTTTTGAATATATCGCTTCTAACTATCATATTACACTTATTGAGTGGAATCACGATTCTGATCATGTTCATATTCTATTTAGAAGTCATCCTAAAACAGAATTATCCAAATTCATCAATGCTTACAAATCCGCTTCATCTCGATTAATCAAACAAGAATTTGAATCCGTTCGTAAACAACTATGGAAGTCTTACTTTTGGAGTCAAAGTTTTTGTTTGTTAACTTCGGGTGGTGCACCGACTGAAGTAATCAAACAGTATATCGAAAGTCAGGGTGAACCGGATGAACAAAGCCTTTAA
- the xseA gene encoding exodeoxyribonuclease VII large subunit — MNDIKYLTVSAITKYIKHILENNQHLQKIYLKGEISNLTKHSRGHFYFTLKDEQSQIRCVMFQNYASKVNFSPKDGDKVLVLGQISVYEAGGSYSLNIYTMEPDGIGDLYLAYEKLKKELQEKGYFDQKYKKPISKYPARIGVVTSPTGAAIKDIIHTIERRYPLAEVILYPAIVQGNDSKISIKNCIEKANQDDLVDTLIVGRGGGSIEDLWAFNELIVIEAIFKSRLPIITGIGHETDFTISDFVSDLRAPTPTAAAELATPNKDELLSRMNEIKLSLYRNFNGRLDEKKVRLMHVEEHLMAKSPIERINKQKEKQQELSYLLNRNYKLLIEYKKDVSSYLDKRLGSFNLTELIKQKEKTHRQLDDRLKQQINYVLESKAQQFIILKEQLKHLNPLSYMDKGYSISLINDKKIASVDDVEINDTLETILTDGKVYSVVQKKEKNHD; from the coding sequence ATGAATGATATCAAGTATTTGACGGTATCAGCAATAACTAAATACATCAAACACATTTTAGAAAATAACCAACATCTGCAAAAGATTTATCTAAAGGGTGAAATCTCAAATCTGACCAAACATTCGCGTGGTCATTTTTATTTCACATTAAAAGATGAACAGTCACAAATTCGTTGTGTCATGTTTCAAAACTACGCTTCAAAAGTGAATTTCAGCCCAAAAGATGGCGATAAAGTACTTGTTTTGGGTCAAATTAGCGTTTATGAAGCGGGTGGCTCTTACAGTTTAAACATTTACACGATGGAGCCAGATGGCATAGGCGATCTTTATTTGGCTTATGAAAAACTAAAAAAAGAACTTCAAGAAAAAGGTTATTTCGATCAAAAATATAAAAAACCAATTTCAAAGTACCCCGCAAGAATTGGCGTGGTTACCTCACCAACTGGTGCGGCAATTAAAGACATTATTCACACAATCGAAAGACGATATCCGCTTGCTGAGGTTATCTTATACCCGGCCATTGTTCAAGGAAATGACAGTAAAATAAGCATCAAGAATTGCATTGAAAAAGCCAATCAAGATGATTTAGTCGACACACTGATTGTGGGTCGAGGGGGTGGCTCGATTGAGGACTTATGGGCGTTTAATGAACTCATTGTTATTGAAGCCATCTTTAAATCAAGATTACCAATCATCACTGGTATTGGCCATGAAACGGATTTTACGATAAGTGATTTTGTTTCTGATTTAAGAGCGCCTACGCCAACCGCAGCCGCCGAACTTGCTACACCAAACAAAGACGAACTGCTTAGTCGAATGAACGAAATCAAACTGAGTTTATATCGAAACTTTAATGGAAGGCTCGATGAAAAGAAAGTCAGGCTAATGCATGTTGAAGAACATTTGATGGCGAAAAGCCCGATTGAAAGAATCAATAAACAAAAAGAAAAACAACAAGAACTTAGCTACTTGTTAAATCGAAATTATAAATTATTAATTGAGTATAAGAAAGATGTATCTTCCTATTTAGACAAACGACTAGGATCCTTTAATCTTACTGAATTAATCAAACAAAAAGAAAAAACACATCGGCAACTCGATGATAGACTAAAACAACAAATAAACTACGTATTAGAATCCAAAGCTCAACAATTTATTATCTTGAAAGAACAGCTCAAGCACTTAAATCCACTGTCTTATATGGACAAAGGGTATTCAATTAGTTTAATTAATGATAAAAAGATTGCGAGCGTGGATGACGTAGAAATCAATGACACGTTAGAAACCATCTTAACGGATGGAAAAGTCTATTCTGTTGTACAAAAAAAGGAGAAGAACCATGACTAA
- the rsmH gene encoding 16S rRNA (cytosine(1402)-N(4))-methyltransferase RsmH, with amino-acid sequence MTTEKPKRRERYKGTYPKTFNQKYKEQNPEKYQETILKVIEKGNTPAGMHRPIMTTEILDFFDIKEGQIGLDLTLGYGGHTSQMLNVLNHKGHLHATDQDPIELPKTKERLESQGFTSSDFTLHHLNFKDLDLIGQTFDFILADLGVSSMQIDDPKRGFTFKQDGPLDLRMNPSEGVPASIRLQELTTDEIEGMLIENADEVYAHQIALEITKEKHSGNPIDTTKALYQIIKNALAFLPKNDRDDATKKAATRTFQALRIDVNSEYEVLFELLDKLPNFLNPGGKVAILSFHSGEDRLVKKAFKHFYNEGIYKQIDGPISPSNDEIYQNPRSRSAKLRTAIKT; translated from the coding sequence ATGACAACAGAAAAACCAAAACGTAGAGAACGCTATAAAGGCACCTACCCAAAAACATTTAATCAAAAATACAAAGAACAAAACCCAGAAAAATACCAAGAAACTATCTTAAAAGTCATCGAAAAAGGCAATACCCCAGCAGGGATGCATCGCCCCATTATGACAACAGAAATTCTTGATTTTTTTGATATTAAAGAAGGGCAAATCGGACTAGACTTAACCTTAGGTTATGGTGGTCATACAAGTCAGATGCTAAACGTGTTAAACCACAAAGGTCACTTGCACGCGACCGATCAAGACCCAATCGAACTACCAAAAACCAAAGAACGATTGGAAAGCCAAGGTTTTACTTCATCCGATTTCACCTTGCACCACCTGAATTTCAAAGACCTTGATTTAATTGGTCAAACATTTGATTTTATCCTAGCCGATTTAGGTGTTTCATCAATGCAAATTGATGATCCAAAACGTGGTTTCACCTTTAAACAAGACGGCCCACTCGACTTAAGAATGAACCCTTCAGAGGGCGTTCCTGCTAGCATCCGACTTCAAGAGTTAACAACTGATGAAATCGAGGGTATGTTAATCGAGAATGCCGATGAAGTTTATGCACACCAAATCGCCTTAGAGATTACAAAGGAGAAACACAGTGGTAATCCAATTGACACCACCAAAGCACTTTATCAAATCATAAAGAACGCACTTGCGTTTTTACCTAAAAACGATCGAGATGATGCCACTAAAAAAGCTGCAACAAGAACATTTCAAGCACTTCGAATTGACGTTAATAGCGAATACGAAGTATTATTTGAACTCTTAGACAAACTACCTAATTTCCTAAACCCTGGTGGGAAGGTTGCTATACTCTCCTTTCACTCAGGGGAAGATCGTTTAGTCAAAAAAGCCTTCAAACATTTTTACAATGAAGGGATTTACAAACAAATTGATGGTCCAATAAGCCCATCTAATGACGAGATTTATCAAAATCCTAGGTCTAGATCAGCAAAATTAAGAACTGCCATCAAAACCTAA
- the xseB gene encoding exodeoxyribonuclease VII small subunit — MTKLTFEQALEQLEKTVKALENKDISLDEAVKMYNEGLELSKLCYELIKKSEAMVVKQMTDQGLKEFDVE; from the coding sequence ATGACTAAATTAACCTTTGAACAAGCCTTAGAACAATTAGAAAAAACCGTAAAAGCGTTAGAAAATAAAGACATTTCATTAGACGAAGCCGTTAAAATGTATAATGAAGGCTTAGAGCTATCAAAGCTTTGTTACGAACTAATCAAGAAAAGCGAAGCGATGGTCGTTAAACAAATGACAGACCAAGGCTTAAAGGAATTTGACGTAGAATAG
- a CDS encoding RNA-guided endonuclease InsQ/TnpB family protein, which produces MNKAFKFRIYPNESQKILIHMTLGHNRFLWNKMLEDKQRHYELTKNSLHLTPAQYKNDYPFLKDVDSLSLANTQLNQEKAFKRFFNHKQERPKFRSKKQDYGYTTNRVNNNIVLLKGYIKLPKLGEVKIKQHRTIPSEMILKSVTVSKSSTGKYYVSILYEYQKEIQKQVVKDAIGLDFSMTHFYVDSEGFKMDYPKDIQTDFNKLRVLQRSLSRRVKGSSNYDKKALEIALLYERIKHKRDDFLHKLSNAIAKRYDLVSVEGLNLIDMSQTSPYYAKQISRFGWTRFVSFLKYKLETQGKSLMMMDQWYPSSKRCSCCGDIKTDLKLSERVYDCPNCELHLDRDHNAAININREGLRQYKLAFQL; this is translated from the coding sequence ATGAACAAAGCCTTTAAGTTTCGTATCTATCCCAATGAATCTCAAAAGATTTTGATTCATATGACCTTAGGCCATAATCGCTTTTTATGGAATAAGATGTTAGAAGATAAACAGAGACATTATGAACTCACGAAAAATAGCCTTCATCTTACACCAGCTCAGTATAAGAATGACTATCCCTTTTTAAAAGATGTCGATTCGTTATCTTTAGCTAATACACAACTCAATCAAGAAAAAGCCTTTAAACGGTTCTTCAATCATAAACAAGAACGACCAAAGTTTCGTTCTAAGAAACAAGACTATGGGTATACAACCAATCGAGTGAATAATAATATCGTTCTATTAAAAGGCTATATCAAGTTACCTAAACTGGGTGAAGTGAAGATTAAACAACACAGAACCATACCGAGTGAGATGATTCTCAAAAGCGTAACTGTATCAAAGAGTAGTACAGGTAAGTATTATGTCTCTATTCTATATGAATACCAAAAAGAGATTCAGAAACAAGTAGTCAAAGATGCCATAGGACTAGATTTCTCAATGACTCATTTTTATGTCGATAGTGAAGGATTTAAGATGGACTATCCTAAAGACATACAAACAGACTTTAACAAACTTAGAGTCCTTCAAAGAAGTTTATCTAGAAGAGTCAAAGGGTCTAGTAACTATGATAAGAAGGCATTAGAAATCGCCTTGTTATATGAAAGAATCAAACATAAAAGAGATGACTTCCTACATAAACTATCTAACGCGATAGCCAAGCGTTATGATTTGGTGAGTGTAGAAGGTTTGAATCTGATAGATATGTCTCAAACAAGTCCATATTACGCCAAACAGATATCTAGATTTGGTTGGACTAGATTTGTATCCTTCTTAAAGTACAAGTTAGAAACACAGGGTAAAAGCCTAATGATGATGGATCAGTGGTATCCATCATCTAAGAGATGTAGTTGTTGTGGGGACATCAAAACAGATTTGAAGTTATCTGAGAGAGTCTATGATTGTCCAAATTGTGAGTTACACCTAGATCGAGATCACAACGCAGCGATCAATATCAACAGAGAAGGATTAAGACAATATAAGTTAGCATTTCAGTTATAA
- a CDS encoding glycerophosphodiester phosphodiesterase yields the protein MKHGLMNKLIAHRGGKYIGLENTKEAFQGAINLGYYGIELDIQPTKDGRLVVFHDLNIKRLANVDMNIIDCEWDYLKTVLLTKVEVDQQTYHGHIMLFKDFLNLIKNTQCRAFIEMKETFSTFYVHQMFEIIESSGIDKNQIIIIANLASISILIEIRKINQDIKLQFVAKTDYRNYLDDCIKYQIDLDISKSIYLENKEEFIDNIKRFHENGLEVNCWVVDDTALLKELEEIGVDYITTDSVNYPPLNRSGGFLSKPAYPPVTQ from the coding sequence ATGAAACATGGATTAATGAATAAACTCATCGCTCATCGTGGTGGTAAATATATTGGTCTTGAAAACACCAAAGAAGCTTTTCAAGGGGCAATTAATCTAGGTTATTATGGTATTGAGTTAGACATACAACCAACAAAAGATGGTAGACTGGTTGTTTTTCATGATCTAAATATAAAAAGATTAGCTAATGTAGATATGAATATCATTGATTGTGAGTGGGACTACTTAAAGACAGTACTACTTACAAAAGTAGAAGTCGATCAACAAACATATCATGGTCATATCATGTTGTTTAAAGATTTTTTAAATTTAATCAAAAACACTCAGTGTAGAGCATTCATTGAAATGAAAGAAACCTTTAGTACCTTTTACGTTCATCAAATGTTTGAAATCATTGAGTCATCAGGGATAGATAAAAATCAAATCATTATCATTGCCAATTTGGCTAGTATTTCAATACTAATTGAGATTAGAAAAATTAATCAAGACATCAAGTTACAGTTTGTCGCAAAAACTGATTATAGAAACTATTTAGATGATTGTATAAAATATCAAATCGACTTAGATATCTCTAAGAGTATTTACCTTGAGAATAAAGAAGAATTCATCGATAATATCAAGAGGTTCCATGAGAACGGATTAGAAGTTAACTGCTGGGTAGTTGATGATACAGCACTTCTTAAAGAACTAGAAGAGATCGGTGTTGATTATATAACGACAGATTCAGTGAACTACCCACCACTTAATCGAAGTGGGGGCTTCCTATCCAAACCAGCGTACCCGCCAGTGACTCAATAG
- a CDS encoding ABC transporter permease produces the protein MFREPLKRREPKQSIKKTKMDSVVLLGIPYYVILTFLIVIPLGLILLYALTERVNDMFLTFSLKYFVQFAQEPLFIKAMVDSIYLAIVTTIVALMIGYPTAFIISKKKARTQALMILILTAPMWVNMLLRTMALKQLFEMFLPNLLGGNFSIVTGMVYVFLPFMVLPIYTVLSKIDPKLYEAAHDLGANRFETFMRVTLPLSITGVLSGITMVLLPAATTLVIPKYLGGGRYLIGNLIEDRFLKNGNWGYGSAIAIILSVIIMIMVYLTKKLDKNPEVDHD, from the coding sequence ATGTTTAGAGAACCGCTTAAACGAAGAGAACCCAAACAGTCAATCAAAAAGACCAAAATGGATTCCGTCGTCTTACTAGGGATCCCATATTACGTGATTTTAACCTTCTTAATCGTAATTCCTTTGGGGTTAATCTTATTATATGCGCTAACTGAACGTGTTAATGATATGTTCTTAACATTTTCATTGAAATATTTTGTTCAGTTCGCACAAGAACCGCTATTTATTAAGGCAATGGTTGACTCAATTTATTTAGCCATTGTTACTACGATTGTAGCTTTAATGATTGGTTATCCAACCGCGTTTATTATTTCAAAGAAAAAAGCTCGAACGCAAGCGCTAATGATTTTAATTCTAACTGCCCCGATGTGGGTCAATATGTTACTAAGAACCATGGCATTAAAACAGTTGTTTGAAATGTTCTTACCAAATTTGCTTGGGGGTAATTTCTCAATTGTGACGGGCATGGTATACGTGTTCTTACCGTTCATGGTGTTGCCAATTTACACGGTCTTATCAAAAATAGACCCTAAATTATACGAGGCAGCTCATGATTTAGGCGCAAACCGCTTTGAAACGTTTATGAGAGTCACTTTACCACTATCAATCACGGGTGTTTTATCAGGTATCACAATGGTGTTACTACCAGCGGCAACCACGCTAGTGATACCTAAATATTTAGGTGGTGGTCGTTACTTGATCGGTAATTTGATTGAAGACCGTTTCTTAAAAAACGGAAACTGGGGCTATGGTTCTGCCATTGCCATTATCTTATCTGTCATTATCATGATCATGGTTTATTTAACAAAGAAACTCGATAAAAACCCGGAGGTGGATCATGACTAA
- a CDS encoding ABC transporter substrate-binding protein produces the protein MKKFILLSSILMSSLFLLAGCGIVDTISCIGKDSVKVFNWGEYMDPAIIKNFEKEHDVCVKLVTFDSNESAITKMKTESFDVIMPSDYAIEQMVGEDLLEVIDWSRIDNLDKTTGLADGLSSILESVPFNLLNYGVPYFWGNVGIVYNKDEVTLAELQEKQWNIFKESYDIAFYDSARDGFMVALKQLGYSMNTSNTAELTEAEDWLKEIAGKSNVTFLTDEILDDMPELKYDLALAYSGDAIYLMSEQDKLGFFVPTVGTNVWVDAMVIPKNAKNKDLAYDFINFVSSYDQALLNTEYVYYSTPRKDVYEDVILEDGEFYDYIDAYEVIINEHDEVFAYLPEVKNFTSDAWARIRIS, from the coding sequence ATGAAAAAATTTATTTTATTAAGTAGTATACTAATGAGTAGTTTATTCCTACTTGCGGGTTGTGGTATCGTTGATACAATCTCATGCATAGGAAAAGATAGTGTTAAAGTATTTAACTGGGGTGAGTATATGGACCCAGCAATCATCAAAAATTTTGAAAAAGAACACGATGTTTGTGTGAAATTAGTGACGTTCGATTCAAATGAATCTGCCATAACAAAAATGAAGACAGAAAGCTTTGATGTCATCATGCCAAGCGATTATGCCATTGAACAAATGGTAGGTGAAGACCTATTAGAAGTGATTGATTGGTCAAGAATCGATAACCTAGACAAAACAACGGGGTTAGCTGATGGACTCAGCTCAATCTTAGAAAGCGTACCGTTTAATTTACTTAATTACGGTGTGCCTTATTTCTGGGGTAACGTCGGTATTGTTTATAACAAAGATGAAGTGACTTTAGCAGAACTTCAAGAAAAACAATGGAATATTTTTAAAGAATCTTACGACATTGCGTTCTATGACTCTGCAAGAGATGGCTTTATGGTTGCATTAAAACAATTAGGCTATTCAATGAATACCTCAAATACGGCAGAATTAACGGAGGCAGAAGACTGGTTAAAAGAGATTGCTGGAAAATCTAATGTAACTTTCTTAACCGATGAAATCTTAGATGATATGCCAGAATTAAAATACGATTTAGCGCTTGCTTATTCTGGGGATGCCATCTATTTAATGAGTGAACAAGACAAACTTGGCTTCTTTGTTCCTACGGTAGGAACAAACGTTTGGGTAGATGCAATGGTCATTCCAAAGAATGCAAAAAACAAAGACTTAGCCTACGACTTTATTAACTTTGTTTCTTCTTATGATCAAGCGTTACTAAATACAGAATACGTCTATTATTCAACACCTAGAAAAGATGTTTATGAAGACGTGATTTTAGAAGATGGTGAGTTCTATGACTACATTGATGCGTATGAAGTCATCATTAACGAACACGATGAAGTATTTGCATATTTGCCTGAGGTTAAAAACTTCACAAGTGATGCTTGGGCAAGAATACGTATTTCTTAA
- a CDS encoding dipeptidase, producing MKKIKVFDAHTDILYDCYQSSLKGDINRFNDYHYNQLNHHMTGGIWTVYSPDEFNLFEALEVSKSLVDLDRFEVILGIEGLRNLKDVFELERIYQLGYRHAMLTWNEANQYATGVNGPKDQGLTQHGYEVLDFMIENDMIIDLSHLNEKSFYDVLNYTSKNILVSHSNLAKLMDHKRNLTDDQLKKLKEANGLLCLTAIGNFIAIDESDKNLDTWMKHLEEAIKIMGIDNVGFGFDFMDYFGPTKTMNLEELKNASEVGALLKKLAENGYSKEDIEKLTYYNIYNRFSRHIYKQSNQ from the coding sequence ATGAAAAAAATCAAAGTGTTTGATGCGCATACCGACATCTTATATGATTGTTATCAAAGCAGTTTAAAAGGTGATATAAATAGGTTTAATGATTATCATTATAACCAGTTAAATCATCATATGACTGGTGGTATTTGGACTGTTTATTCACCGGATGAGTTTAACTTATTTGAAGCATTAGAGGTGAGTAAATCATTGGTTGATTTAGATCGGTTTGAAGTCATATTAGGTATTGAAGGGCTTAGAAACTTAAAAGATGTTTTTGAATTAGAAAGAATTTATCAACTGGGGTATCGACACGCGATGCTAACTTGGAATGAAGCAAATCAATATGCAACAGGTGTCAATGGTCCAAAAGATCAAGGACTCACACAACATGGCTATGAAGTACTAGATTTTATGATTGAAAACGATATGATTATCGATTTATCACACTTAAATGAAAAGTCTTTTTATGATGTATTAAACTACACAAGTAAAAATATTTTAGTATCTCATAGTAATCTAGCAAAGTTAATGGATCATAAAAGAAATCTAACGGATGATCAACTAAAAAAACTAAAAGAGGCTAATGGTTTATTATGTTTAACAGCAATCGGTAATTTTATCGCTATTGATGAAAGCGATAAGAACCTTGATACATGGATGAAACATTTAGAAGAAGCAATCAAAATCATGGGGATCGATAATGTTGGTTTTGGTTTTGACTTTATGGATTACTTTGGTCCAACCAAAACAATGAATTTAGAAGAACTAAAAAATGCTTCTGAAGTTGGTGCATTATTAAAGAAACTAGCAGAAAATGGTTATAGTAAAGAAGATATTGAAAAACTGACTTACTATAATATTTATAATCGTTTTAGTCGACATATCTATAAACAATCAAATCAGTAG